Proteins co-encoded in one Mastacembelus armatus chromosome 24, fMasArm1.2, whole genome shotgun sequence genomic window:
- the pum2 gene encoding pumilio homolog 2 isoform X5: MSVPCSILGMNDVAWQETRGGMLHANGAPETGGVRVHGGGPLATVGGGGQAPGVPHLQGMDRGPNPTPGTPQPPLSGRSQDDATVGYFFQRQPGEQLGGCTPSKHRWPTGDANHIDQVRAVDEMNYDFQALALESRGMGELLPAKKLWDSDELAKDGRKGMLLGEEWRDNAWGSSHHSVSQPIMVQQRPGQSFHGNGDANTVLSPRSEGGLGVSIVEYVLSSSPGDKMDGRYRNGGYGGGDADQDGREKGDAQEKVSPFEEDKSPEMKVGEENDPSKVNGRGLLNGMDRDCKDFNPTPGSRQASPTEAVERMGPSQTGLEMMGHHPHVLQHNPTQNKVTADDFQNQEAQNMGGMEQPAGVESLQFDYAGNQIQVDSSGTPVGLFDYNSQQQLFQRSNPLTVQQLNAAQQQQYALAAAQQQHLAGLAPAFVPNPYIINAAPPGADPYTAAGLAAAATLAGPTVVPPQYYGVPWGVYPANLFQQQAASTANHSANQQASNQGPGPGQPQVMRTGTNQRPLTPGQGQQSQQESLAAAAAANPALAYTGMPGYQVLAPAAYYDQTGALVMGPGARTGLGGPVRLVQTPLLINPAAAQAAAAVSASGSGNNMSGPPANGLYRSMPQPQPQQQQAPPPSSGLPSSSFYGSGSVPSTSQSSSLFSHTSAAPPPPSSSLGFSSTGGSLGVGLGSALGGFGSSVSSSTSSSVSRRDSLLASSDLYKRGGSSLTPIGQPFYNSLGYSSSPSPIGLTPGHSPLTPPPSLPSSHGSSSSLHLGGLTNGSGRYISAAPGAEAKYRSTGGASSLFNSSSQLFPPSRPRYSRSDVMPSGRSRLLEDFRNNRFPNLQLRDLPGHMVEFSQDQHGSRFIQQKLERATPAERQMVFGEILQAAYQLMTDVFGNYVIQKFFEFGSADQKLALATRIRGHVLPLALQMYGCRVIQKALESISSDQQSDIVRELDGHVLKCVKDQNGNHVVQKCIECVQPQALQFIIDAFQGQVFVLSTHPYGCRVIQRILEHCTQEQTLPILEELHQHSEQLGQDQYGNYVIQHVLEHGRPEDKSKIVAEVRGKVLVLSQHKFASNVVEKCVIHSSRAERALLIDEVCCQKDGPHSALYTMMKDQYANYVVQRMIDMAEPAQRKIIMHKIRPHIATLRKYTYGKHILAKLEKYYMKSGSELGPIGGPTNGLM; the protein is encoded by the exons ATGAGCGTTCCATGCAGCATCCTAGGTATGAATGACGTGGCTTGGCAGGAGACGAGAGGTGGGATGCTGCATGCAAATGGTGCTCCTGAGACTGGAGGTGTTAGAGTTCATGGTGGAGGGCCCCTAGCCACAGTTGGAGGAGGTGGACAGGCTCCCGGAGTCCCACATTTACAGGGTATGGACAGGGGACCAAACCCTACTCCAGGCACCCCGCAACCTCCGCTGAGTGGAAGATCTCAAGATGATGCCACAGTTGGATACTTCTTTCAGAGGCAGCCAGGAGAGCAACTCGGTGGGTGCACACCCAGTAAGCATCGCTGGCCGACTGGAGATGCCAATCACATTGACCAG GTCCGTGCTGTGGATGAAATGAACTATGACTTTCAAGCCCTTGCTTTGGAGTCGAGGGGCATGGGAGAG CTTTTGCCAGCAAAAAAGCTCTGGGATTCTGATGAGTTGGcaaaagatggaaggaaagggATGCTTCTTGGAGAGGAGTGGAGGGACAATGCCTGGGGATCATCTC ATCATTCAGTGTCTCAGCCAATCATGGTGCAGCAGCGACCAGGCCAGAGTTTCCATGGGAATGGTGATGCCAATACTGTGCTTTCACCTCGCTCAGAAGGAGGCCTGGGGGTGAGCATAGTGGAATATGTCCTGAGCTCCTCTCCTGGTGACAAGATGGACGGTCGCTACAGGAATGGAGGCTAT GGTGGAGGAGATGCAGACCAAGATGGGAGAGAAAAGGGTGATGCCCAGGAGAAAGTGTCACCCTTTGAAGAGGACAAGAGCCCGGAGATGAAGGTGGGAGAAGAGAATGATCCATCTAAAGTCAATGGAAGAGGTCTGCTGAATGGCATGGACAGGGACTGCAAAGACTTCAA TCCAACCCCTGGAAGCCGTCAAGCTTCACCCACAGAGGCTGTGGAGAGAATGGGACCCAGTCAGACAGGTTTGGAGATGATGGGACATCACCCCCATGTCCTTCAACATAACCCCACCCAAAACAAGGTCACAGCTGACGATTTCCAGAACCAGGAGGCTCAGAATATGGGAGGGATGGAGCAGCCAGCCGGTGTGGAGTCCCTTCAGTTTGACTATGCTGGGAACCAGATTCAGGTGGACTCTTCTGGGACTCCAGTAGGATTGTTTGACTACAACTCTCAGCAGCAG ttGTTCCAGAGATCTAATCCCCTGACTGTACAACAGCTCAATGCAGCTCAGCAACAACAATATGCCCTGGCTGCAGCCCAACAGCAGCATCTTG CTGGCCTTGCTCCTGCGTTTGTGCCAAACCCTTACATCATTAATGCTGCCCCACCTGGAGCCGACCCTTACACTGCAGCTGGgctggcagcagcagctacacTTGCAG GGCCCACAGTGGTTCCACCACAGTACTACGGTGTTCCTTGGGGTGTGTACCCGGCCAATCTTTTCCAGCAACAGGCCGCATCTACTGCCAATCACTCAGCTAATCAGCAAGCTTCCAATCAGGGACCAGGGCCAGGCCAACCACAG GTCATGCGAACTGGAACCAACCAGCGACCTTTAACACCGGGCCAAGGCCAACAAAGTCAGCAAGAAtctctggctgcagcagctgctgcaaatCCTGCACTGGCATACACAGGAATGCCTG GCTATCAAGTCTTGGCCCCTGCAGCCTACTACGACCAGACTGGAGCCCTGGTAATGGGCCCTGGTGCCCGAACTGGTCTAGGTGGTCCAGTTCGTCTAGTTCAGACCCCTCTCCTCATCaaccctgcagcagcacaggctG cagctgcagtgtctgCATCAGGCTCTGGCAACAACATGTCTGGTCCTCCAGCTAACGGGCTATATCGCTCCatgcctcagcctcagcctcagcagcaACAGGCTCCCCCACCCAGCAGTGGTCTCCCCTCCAGTTCGTTCTATGGCTCTGGCTCAGTCCCCAGCACTTCTCAGAGCAGCTCCCTTTTCTCACACACCTCTGCCGCTCCCCCACCACCAAGCTCCTCCCTGGGCTTCAGCAGCACCGGGGGCTCTCTTGGTGTGGGCTTGGGCTCTGCACTTGGTGGCTTTGGCTCTTCTG tgtcCAGCTCAACCAGCAGCAGTGTATCTCGCAGGGACTCCCTGTTGGCAAGTTCTGACCTGTACAAACGTGGTGGCAGCAGTTTAACCCCCATTGGCCAGCCCTTCTACAACAGCCTGGGTTACTCCTCTTCACCCAGCCCCATTGGCCTCACACCAGGTCACTCCCCActtactcctccaccttctctgCCATCTTCTCACGGTTCTTCTTCCAGCCTTCACCTAG GTGGCTTGACGAATGGCAGTGGGCGTTACATTTCTGCAGCTCCTGGTGCTGAGGCAAAGTACCGGAGTACCGGTGGAGCATCCAGTTTGTTCAATTCCAGCAGCCAGCTGTTCCCTCCATCTCGGCCACGTTACAGCCGTTCTGATGTCATGCCATCTGGACGCAGCCGCCTCCTGGAAGACTTCAGGAACAACCGCTTCCCAAACCTTCAACTTCGTGACCTCCCAGGACACATGGTGGAGTTCTCTCAAGACCAGCATGGATCAAG ATTTATCCAACAGAAGCTAGAAAGGGCCACTCCTGCTGAGAGGCAGATGGTGTTTGGAGAAATTCTGCAAGCAGCATACCAGCTGATGACTGATGTGTTTGGGAACTATGTTATCCAAAAGTTCTTTGAG TTTGGAAGTGCAGACCAGAAGCTGGCTTTGGCAACACGTATCCGTGGGCATGTCCTCCCCCTGGCTTTGCAGATGTATGGATGCAGAGTTATACAGAAAGCCCTGGAGTCTATTTCCTCAGACCAGCAG aGCGACATAGTCCGTGAGCTGGATGGCCATGTGTTGAAGTGTGTGAAGGATCAGAATGGGAACCATGTGGTGCAGAAGTGCATTGAGTGTGTCCAGCCTCAGGCCCTACAGTTCATTATCGATGCCTTTCAAGGACAG GTGTTTGTGCTTTCCACACACCCTTATGGCTGCAGAGTGATCCAAAGGATTTTGGAGCACTGCACTCAGGAGCAAACTCTACCCATCCTGGAAGAGCTGCATCAACACTCTGAACAGCTGGGCCAG GATCAGTATGGTAACTACGTCATTCAGCATGTTTTGGAGCATGGCAGACCGGAAGACAAAAGCAAAATAGTGGCAGAGGTTCGTGGAAAGGTTCTTGTCCTGAGCCAACACAAATTTGCAAG CAATGTTGTTGAGAAGTGTGTGATCCACTCTTCACGTGCGGAGAGAGCTCTGCTAATAGATGAAGTGTGCTGCCAGAAAGACGGGCCCCACAGCGCCCTGTACACCATGATGAAGGACCAGTACGCCAACTACGTTGTCCAAAGAATGATTGACATGGCAGAACCTGCTCAGCGTAAAATCATCATGCACAAG ATCCGGCCTCACATTGCCACTTTGCGTAAATACACCTATGGGAAGCACATTCTAGCCAAGCTAGAGAAGTACTACATGAAAAGTGGATCTGAACTAGGCCCCATCGGTGGCCCAACAAATGGCCTCATGTAG
- the pum2 gene encoding pumilio homolog 2 isoform X4 has translation MSVPCSILGMNDVAWQETRGGMLHANGAPETGGVRVHGGGPLATVGGGGQAPGVPHLQGMDRGPNPTPGTPQPPLSGRSQDDATVGYFFQRQPGEQLGGCTPSKHRWPTGDANHIDQVRAVDEMNYDFQALALESRGMGELLPAKKLWDSDELAKDGRKGMLLGEEWRDNAWGSSHHSVSQPIMVQQRPGQSFHGNGDANTVLSPRSEGGLGVSIVEYVLSSSPGDKMDGRYRNGGYGGGDADQDGREKGDAQEKVSPFEEDKSPEMKVGEENDPSKVNGRGLLNGMDRDCKDFNPTPGSRQASPTEAVERMGPSQTGLEMMGHHPHVLQHNPTQNKVTADDFQNQEAQNMGGMEQPAGVESLQFDYAGNQIQVDSSGTPVGLFDYNSQQQLFQRSNPLTVQQLNAAQQQQYALAAAQQQHLAGLAPAFVPNPYIINAAPPGADPYTAAGLAAAATLAGPTVVPPQYYGVPWGVYPANLFQQQAASTANHSANQQASNQGPGPGQPQVMRTGTNQRPLTPGQGQQSQQESLAAAAAANPALAYTGMPGYQVLAPAAYYDQTGALVMGPGARTGLGGPVRLVQTPLLINPAAAQAAAAVSASGSGNNMSGPPANGLYRSMPQPQPQQQQAPPPSSGLPSSSFYGSGSVPSTSQSSSLFSHTSAAPPPPSSSLGFSSTGGSLGVGLGSALGGFGSSVSSSTSSSVSRRDSLLASSDLYKRGGSSLTPIGQPFYNSLGYSSSPSPIGLTPGHSPLTPPPSLPSSHGSSSSLHLGGLTNGSGRYISAAPGAEAKYRSTGGASSLFNSSSQLFPPSRPRYSRSDVMPSGRSRLLEDFRNNRFPNLQLRDLPGHMVEFSQDQHGSRFIQQKLERATPAERQMVFGEILQAAYQLMTDVFGNYVIQKFFEFGSADQKLALATRIRGHVLPLALQMYGCRVIQKALESISSDQQVISDIVRELDGHVLKCVKDQNGNHVVQKCIECVQPQALQFIIDAFQGQVFVLSTHPYGCRVIQRILEHCTQEQTLPILEELHQHSEQLGQDQYGNYVIQHVLEHGRPEDKSKIVAEVRGKVLVLSQHKFASNVVEKCVIHSSRAERALLIDEVCCQKDGPHSALYTMMKDQYANYVVQRMIDMAEPAQRKIIMHKIRPHIATLRKYTYGKHILAKLEKYYMKSGSELGPIGGPTNGLM, from the exons ATGAGCGTTCCATGCAGCATCCTAGGTATGAATGACGTGGCTTGGCAGGAGACGAGAGGTGGGATGCTGCATGCAAATGGTGCTCCTGAGACTGGAGGTGTTAGAGTTCATGGTGGAGGGCCCCTAGCCACAGTTGGAGGAGGTGGACAGGCTCCCGGAGTCCCACATTTACAGGGTATGGACAGGGGACCAAACCCTACTCCAGGCACCCCGCAACCTCCGCTGAGTGGAAGATCTCAAGATGATGCCACAGTTGGATACTTCTTTCAGAGGCAGCCAGGAGAGCAACTCGGTGGGTGCACACCCAGTAAGCATCGCTGGCCGACTGGAGATGCCAATCACATTGACCAG GTCCGTGCTGTGGATGAAATGAACTATGACTTTCAAGCCCTTGCTTTGGAGTCGAGGGGCATGGGAGAG CTTTTGCCAGCAAAAAAGCTCTGGGATTCTGATGAGTTGGcaaaagatggaaggaaagggATGCTTCTTGGAGAGGAGTGGAGGGACAATGCCTGGGGATCATCTC ATCATTCAGTGTCTCAGCCAATCATGGTGCAGCAGCGACCAGGCCAGAGTTTCCATGGGAATGGTGATGCCAATACTGTGCTTTCACCTCGCTCAGAAGGAGGCCTGGGGGTGAGCATAGTGGAATATGTCCTGAGCTCCTCTCCTGGTGACAAGATGGACGGTCGCTACAGGAATGGAGGCTAT GGTGGAGGAGATGCAGACCAAGATGGGAGAGAAAAGGGTGATGCCCAGGAGAAAGTGTCACCCTTTGAAGAGGACAAGAGCCCGGAGATGAAGGTGGGAGAAGAGAATGATCCATCTAAAGTCAATGGAAGAGGTCTGCTGAATGGCATGGACAGGGACTGCAAAGACTTCAA TCCAACCCCTGGAAGCCGTCAAGCTTCACCCACAGAGGCTGTGGAGAGAATGGGACCCAGTCAGACAGGTTTGGAGATGATGGGACATCACCCCCATGTCCTTCAACATAACCCCACCCAAAACAAGGTCACAGCTGACGATTTCCAGAACCAGGAGGCTCAGAATATGGGAGGGATGGAGCAGCCAGCCGGTGTGGAGTCCCTTCAGTTTGACTATGCTGGGAACCAGATTCAGGTGGACTCTTCTGGGACTCCAGTAGGATTGTTTGACTACAACTCTCAGCAGCAG ttGTTCCAGAGATCTAATCCCCTGACTGTACAACAGCTCAATGCAGCTCAGCAACAACAATATGCCCTGGCTGCAGCCCAACAGCAGCATCTTG CTGGCCTTGCTCCTGCGTTTGTGCCAAACCCTTACATCATTAATGCTGCCCCACCTGGAGCCGACCCTTACACTGCAGCTGGgctggcagcagcagctacacTTGCAG GGCCCACAGTGGTTCCACCACAGTACTACGGTGTTCCTTGGGGTGTGTACCCGGCCAATCTTTTCCAGCAACAGGCCGCATCTACTGCCAATCACTCAGCTAATCAGCAAGCTTCCAATCAGGGACCAGGGCCAGGCCAACCACAG GTCATGCGAACTGGAACCAACCAGCGACCTTTAACACCGGGCCAAGGCCAACAAAGTCAGCAAGAAtctctggctgcagcagctgctgcaaatCCTGCACTGGCATACACAGGAATGCCTG GCTATCAAGTCTTGGCCCCTGCAGCCTACTACGACCAGACTGGAGCCCTGGTAATGGGCCCTGGTGCCCGAACTGGTCTAGGTGGTCCAGTTCGTCTAGTTCAGACCCCTCTCCTCATCaaccctgcagcagcacaggctG cagctgcagtgtctgCATCAGGCTCTGGCAACAACATGTCTGGTCCTCCAGCTAACGGGCTATATCGCTCCatgcctcagcctcagcctcagcagcaACAGGCTCCCCCACCCAGCAGTGGTCTCCCCTCCAGTTCGTTCTATGGCTCTGGCTCAGTCCCCAGCACTTCTCAGAGCAGCTCCCTTTTCTCACACACCTCTGCCGCTCCCCCACCACCAAGCTCCTCCCTGGGCTTCAGCAGCACCGGGGGCTCTCTTGGTGTGGGCTTGGGCTCTGCACTTGGTGGCTTTGGCTCTTCTG tgtcCAGCTCAACCAGCAGCAGTGTATCTCGCAGGGACTCCCTGTTGGCAAGTTCTGACCTGTACAAACGTGGTGGCAGCAGTTTAACCCCCATTGGCCAGCCCTTCTACAACAGCCTGGGTTACTCCTCTTCACCCAGCCCCATTGGCCTCACACCAGGTCACTCCCCActtactcctccaccttctctgCCATCTTCTCACGGTTCTTCTTCCAGCCTTCACCTAG GTGGCTTGACGAATGGCAGTGGGCGTTACATTTCTGCAGCTCCTGGTGCTGAGGCAAAGTACCGGAGTACCGGTGGAGCATCCAGTTTGTTCAATTCCAGCAGCCAGCTGTTCCCTCCATCTCGGCCACGTTACAGCCGTTCTGATGTCATGCCATCTGGACGCAGCCGCCTCCTGGAAGACTTCAGGAACAACCGCTTCCCAAACCTTCAACTTCGTGACCTCCCAGGACACATGGTGGAGTTCTCTCAAGACCAGCATGGATCAAG ATTTATCCAACAGAAGCTAGAAAGGGCCACTCCTGCTGAGAGGCAGATGGTGTTTGGAGAAATTCTGCAAGCAGCATACCAGCTGATGACTGATGTGTTTGGGAACTATGTTATCCAAAAGTTCTTTGAG TTTGGAAGTGCAGACCAGAAGCTGGCTTTGGCAACACGTATCCGTGGGCATGTCCTCCCCCTGGCTTTGCAGATGTATGGATGCAGAGTTATACAGAAAGCCCTGGAGTCTATTTCCTCAGACCAGCAGGTAATT aGCGACATAGTCCGTGAGCTGGATGGCCATGTGTTGAAGTGTGTGAAGGATCAGAATGGGAACCATGTGGTGCAGAAGTGCATTGAGTGTGTCCAGCCTCAGGCCCTACAGTTCATTATCGATGCCTTTCAAGGACAG GTGTTTGTGCTTTCCACACACCCTTATGGCTGCAGAGTGATCCAAAGGATTTTGGAGCACTGCACTCAGGAGCAAACTCTACCCATCCTGGAAGAGCTGCATCAACACTCTGAACAGCTGGGCCAG GATCAGTATGGTAACTACGTCATTCAGCATGTTTTGGAGCATGGCAGACCGGAAGACAAAAGCAAAATAGTGGCAGAGGTTCGTGGAAAGGTTCTTGTCCTGAGCCAACACAAATTTGCAAG CAATGTTGTTGAGAAGTGTGTGATCCACTCTTCACGTGCGGAGAGAGCTCTGCTAATAGATGAAGTGTGCTGCCAGAAAGACGGGCCCCACAGCGCCCTGTACACCATGATGAAGGACCAGTACGCCAACTACGTTGTCCAAAGAATGATTGACATGGCAGAACCTGCTCAGCGTAAAATCATCATGCACAAG ATCCGGCCTCACATTGCCACTTTGCGTAAATACACCTATGGGAAGCACATTCTAGCCAAGCTAGAGAAGTACTACATGAAAAGTGGATCTGAACTAGGCCCCATCGGTGGCCCAACAAATGGCCTCATGTAG